The Hyla sarda isolate aHylSar1 unplaced genomic scaffold, aHylSar1.hap1 scaffold_1924, whole genome shotgun sequence genome segment CCCTGTATACTGGTGAGTAGACGCTGTATAGCCCGGGCGGATGGTTATATGACGGGATGTTTCTGGAGTATTACCCTGTATACTGGTGAGTAGACGCTGTATACCCTGGGCGGATGGTTATATATGACGGGATTTTTCTGGAGTATTACCCTGTATACTGGTGAGTAGACGCTGTATAGCCCGGGCGGATGGTTATATGACGGGATGTTTCTGGAATATTACTCTGTATACTGGTGAGTAGACGCTGTATAGCCCGGGCGGATGGTTATATGACGGGATGTTTCTGGAGTATTACCCTGTATACTGGTGAGTAGACGCTGTATAGCCCGGGCGGATGGTTATATGACGGAATGTTTCTGGAGTATTACCCTGTATACTGGTGAGTAGACGCTGTATACCCTGGGCGGATGGTTATATGACGGGATGTTTCTGGAATATTACTCTGTATACTGGTGAGTAGACGCTGTATAGCCCGGGCGGATGGTTATATGACAGGATGTTTCTGGAGTATTACCCTGTATACTGGTGAGTAGACGCTGTATAGCCCGGGCGGATGGTTATATTACGGGATGTTTCTGGAATATTACTCTGTATACTGGTGAGTAGACGCTGTATAGCCTGGGCGGATAGTTATATGACGGGATGTTTCTGGAGTATTACCCTGTATACTGGTGAGTAGACGCTGTATACCCTGGGCGGATGGTTATATGACGGGATGTTTCTGGAATATTACTCTGTATACTGGTGAGTAGACGCTGTATAGCCCGGGCAGATGGTTATATGACGGGATGTTTCTGGAATATTACTCTGTATACTGGTGAGTAGACGCTGTATAACCCGGGCGGATGGTTATATGACGGGATGTTTCTGGAGTATTACCCTGTATACTGGTGAGTAGACGCTGTATAGCCCGGGCGGATGGTGATATGACAGGATGTTTCTGGAGTATTACCCTGTATACAGGTGAGTAGACGCTGTATACCCTGGGCGGATGGTTATATGACGGGATGTTTCTGGAGTATTACCCTGTATACTGGTGAATAGACGCTGTATACCCTGGGCGGATGGTTATATGACGGGATTTTTCTGGAGTATTACCCTGTATACTGGTGAGTAGACGCTGTATAGCCCGGGCAGATGGTTATATGACAGGATGTTTCTGGAGTATTACCCTGTATACTGGTGAGTAGACGCTGTATAGCCCGGGCGGATGGTTATATGAAAGGATGTTTCTGAAATATTACTCTGTATACTGGTGAGTAGACGCTGTATAGCCCGGGCGGATGGTTATATGACGGGATGTTTCTGGAGTATTACCCTGTATACTGGTGAGTAGACGCTGTATAGCCCGGGCGGATGGTTATATGACGGGATGTTTCTGGAGTATTACCCTGTATACTGGTGAGTAGACGCTGTATAGCCCGGGCGGATGGTTATATGAAAGGATGTTTCTGGAATATTACTCTGTATACTGGTGAGTAGACGCTGTATAGCCCGGGTGGATGGTTATATGACGGGATGTTTCTGGAGTATTACCCTGTATACTGGTGAGTAGACGCTGTATAGCCCGGGCGGATGGTGATATGACCGGATGTTTCTGGAGTATTACCCTGTATACTGGTGAGTAGACGCTGTATAGCCCGGGCGGATAGTTATATGACGGGATGTTTCTGGAGTATTACCCTGTATACTGGTGAGTAGACGCTGTATAGCCCGGGCGGATAGTTATATGACGGGATGTTTCTGGAGTATTACCCTGTATACTGGTGAGTAGACGCTGTATAGCCCGGGCGGATGGTTATATGACGGGATGTTTCTGGAGTATTACCCTGTATACTGGTGAGTAGACGCTGTATAGCCCGGGCGGATGGTTATATGACGGGATGTTTCTGGAGTATTACCCTGTATACTGGTGAGTAGACGCTGTATAGCCCGGGCAGATGGTTATATGACGGATGTTTCTGGAGTATTACCCTGTATACTGGTGAGTAGACGCTGTATAGCCCGGGCGGATGGTGATATGACCGGATGTTTCTGGAGTATTACCCTGTATACTGGTGAGTAGACGCTGTATAGCCCGGGCGGATGGTTATATGACGGGATGTTTCTGGAGTATTACCCTGTATACTGGTGAGTAGACGCTGTATAGCCCGGGCGGATGGTTATATGACGGGATGTTTCTGGAGTATTACCCTGTATACTGGTGAGTAGACGCTGTATAGCCCGGGCGGATGGTTATATGACAGGATGTTTCTGAGGTATTACTCTGTATACTGGTGAGTAGACGCTGTATAGCCCGGGCGGATAGTTATATGACGGGATGTCTCTCTCCCAGCAGGTGAGGTCTGGATCaataagaatgggaaggaaatgACTGCGGAGAAGGGTGCTGAGGAGCTGGTGATGTCATCTGACTCCAAAGAACACCTCCCCCTGGTGGCCGATCCCGTCTGTGAGGTGAGGGACTTTGCCGGCGATGAGCCGCACACCTCCAGCGACGTCCTCCGAGGCTTCCGTCCGGGCCTACACTTCCTGGACCAACGCCGTCTCCTGCCGCGAGAAAAACTCTTCACATGCAACCAGTGCGACAAACGTTTTGCACGAAGCTCCGATTTGCTGAAGCATCAGAAGAGCCACCAGGGCGGCGACAAACCGAACTTATGTAACGAATGCGGCAAAATATTCCGCCGCCGCACGGCCTTACTCATCCACAAGCGCATACACACGGGGGAGCGGCCCTATAAGTGTAAGCAGTGCGGTAAGTGCTTCGTACAGCGGCAGCACCTCACCACACACGTCAAGACGCACACCGGGGAGCGGCCGTACCCCTGCAGTGAGTGTGGCAAGAGCTACCGATGGAGGTCAGAGCTCGTCAAGCACCAGAAGGTCCACGCCGACGTCCTGAGCTCCACAATGGAGTACACACAGGGCTGAGCCCTCTGGAGGACGCTTAAGGGGAGAACCGGAGCAAAGACACTAAAGGTCACATGGGCGGTGACCAACAGGGGGAGGAGCCTAATACCCCGAGGGTTCACCCTGTCAGTATAAAGGGGCAGCGGGGGTTCACATTCTACCCCCAACCAGGGGTTTCATCTTCTGCTTCGGGCCAGGCCTTCTTTCCTTCTGCGCGGCCTCGGACTGCTCTGGGGGCTTCAGTTTATCTAAGGGACCCTGATGAAGGAAATCTGCCGTGTGTAACGctgatccccttaaaggggtactccgcccccagacatattatcttataagggataagatgtctaatcgcaggatcccgccactgaggacacccgcgatctccctgcttcacccgacgttcgtttagaACCTCAGGTGTAGTGTCGGAGGTTTGTTACATCATGGACACGCCCActtatgatgtcacggccctgccccctcaatgcaagtctatgggagggggtgtgacggacgtcacacccccttccatagacttgcattgagggggtgtggccgtgacggcaACAGTGGGAcgttgtcacaagcctccgccccgtatcgccagtcatccagcacagaatgAAGTTCGCTCCCTGCATCGGTTGTCTGGGGTGTCGCAACCAAGATCGCGgggccccagtgatcagacaacttatcctttggatagaggatgagatgtctaggggcggagtatccctttaagtgtctGACTGCGGGGCATCTGAACGCTGGGACAccttgcaatctcctgtacggggccccgactctgCTGTGTGTCTCTCTATGGGCCCCTCCTTGTCTCTCTATGGGCCCCTCCTTGTCTCTCTATGGGCCCCTCCTTGTCTCTCTATGGGCCCCTCCTTGTCTCTCTATGGGCCCCTCCATGTCTCTCTATGGGCCCCTCCATGTCTCTCTATGGGCCCCTCCATGTCTCTCTATGGgcccttccatgtctctctatgGGCCCCTCCATGTCTCTCTATGGGCCCCTCCATGTCTCTCTATGGGCCCCTCCATGTCTCTCTATGGGCCCCTACATgtctctctatgggagaggtggagatgcagcaGAGATATTTCGtgtatccccgcctctcccacgcagtagtacaggagatcgcggggtcccagcggtcggacccccgcgatcacacaatAAGTGTTATACACGGGAGATCTCCTTTACAGCGCAGCGGTCATGGATCCAGACTAATCCCGCGATATTATAGATGATAGAATGTGTAATACATATGGCTGCTCCTTATCAGACAGAAAATAGTATATCGTGCGGGCAGCAACAGTCGGATGGGcgtgaccgctgtgtgattgacagacaAGTCCCCAGCGCAAGCGCCCGGTGTTCATGATGTGCGGCCCGGGACCCCACTGAGCCCTCACATATGATGTACTGGGCCCCATCCCTCctttcttctcctggtgccggaGATGCACCGCTTCTACTTTCACTAGAGGCAACGAGCTCACTCCCGTCTCTACCAGAGAAGAAGCGCTCACTCCCGTCTCTACCAGAGAAGAAGCGCTCACTCCTGTCTCTACCAGAGAAGAAGCGCTCACGCCCGTCTCTACCAGAGAAGAAGCGCTCACTCCTGTCTCTACCAGAGAAGAAGCGCTCACTCCCGTCTCTACCAGAGAAGAAGCGCTCACTCCTGTCTCTACCAGAGAAGAAGCGCTCACGCCCGTCTCTACCAGAGAAGAAGCGCTCACGCCCGTCTACCAGAGAGGAAGCGCTCACTCCTGTCTCTACCAGAGAGGAAGCGCTCACTCCTGTCTCTACCAGAGAAGAAGCGCTCACGCCCGTCTACCAGAGAGGAAGCGCTCACTCCTGTCTCTACCAGAGAGGAAGCGCTCACTCCCGTCTCTACCAGAGAAGAAGCGCTCACGCCCGTCTACCAGAGAGGAAGCGCTCACTCCCGTCTCTACCAGAGAGGAAGCGCTCACTCCCGTCTCTACCAGAGAGGAAGCGCTCACTCCTGTCTCTACCAGAGAGGAAGCGCTCACTCCCGTCTCTACCAGAGAAGAAGCGCTCACTCCCGTCTCTACCAGAGAAGAAGCGCTCACTCCCGTCTACCAGAGAGGAAGCGCTCACTCCCGTCTACCAGAGAAGAAGCGCTCACTCCTGTCTCTACCAGAGAGGAAGCGCTCACTCCCGTCTCTACCAGAGAGGAAGCGCTCACTCCCGTCTACCAGAGAAGAAGCGCTCACTCCCGTCTCTACCAGAGAGGAAGCGCTCACTCCCATCTCTACCAGAGAGGAAGCGCTCACTCCCGTCTACCAGAGAGGAAGCGCTCACTCCCGTCTCTACCAGAGAGGAAGCGCTCACTCCCGTCTCTACCAGAGAGGAAGCGCTCACTCCCGTCTCTACCAGAGAGGAAGCGCTCACTCCCGTCTCTACCAGAGAGGAAGCGCTCACTCCCGTCTCTACCAGAGAGGAAGCGCTCACTCCCGTCTCTACCAGAGAGGAAGCGCTCACTCCCGTCTCTACCAGAGAGGAAGCGCTCACTCCCGTCTCTACCAGAGAGGAAGCGCTCACTCCCGTCTCTACCAGAGAGGAAGCGCTCACTCCCGTCTCTACCAGAGAGGAAGCGCTCACTCCCGTCTACCAGAGAGGAAGCGCTCACTCCCGTCTACCAGAGAAGAAGCGCTCACTCCCGTCTCTACCAGAGAGGAAGCGCTCACTCCCGTCTACCAGAGAGGAAGCGCTCACTCCCGTCTACCAGAGAGGAAGCGCTCACTCCCGTCtccggcaccaggagaagaaagGAGGGATGGGGCCCAGTACATCATATGTGAGGGCTCAGTGGGGTCCCGGGCCGCACATCATGAACACCGGGCGCTTGCGCTAGGGACTtgtctgtcaatcacacagcggtcccagcgctcactcaCGGGATTGGCGTGGCGGAGGCGGGGCATTGTGAACCCCGGCCACGCCCATCCGACTGCTGCTGCTCGCACGATATACTATTTTCTGTCTGATAAGGAGCAGCCATATGTATTACACGTTCTATCATCTATACCAGTAGaatgccagcggctgtccgggcatgctgggagttgtagttttgcaacatctggagttccgcaggttgaagaccactgatctatactatcctggtattagtctggggtacaatatccatgacCGCTGCACTTTAATCTCTGACATTGGTTCAGTCGTCTCCTTCATGTTAAACACTAATCCCCCCAATAACCATGTGTGCCCCCCGGGACGGCGCACGGTCACTGTGATCCCAGTCACTTGCCAAATGTCTCTGGAGTGGcttcctgtcagtgaatgaagaGCAGCAGACGAGACAAGGTGCTGCTAGTGGGTGCGGGGACACCTGTTATGCGGGGACACCTGTTAGGTATCGACTCTAGTCACCTTCAGAGCAGCATTTAGAGACATGGTCACCATCAGAGCTGAAGTTAGATACATGGTCACCTTCAGAGCAGCATTTAGATACATGGTCACCTTCAGAGCAGCATTTAGATACATGGTCACCTTCAGAGCAGCATTTAGATACATGGTCACCCTCAGAGCTGAAGTTAGATACATGGTCACGTTCAGAGCAGCATTTAGACACATGGTCACCTTCAGAGCAGCATTTAGATACACGGTCACGTTCAGAGCAGCATTTAGATACATGGTCACGTTCAGAGCAGCATTTAGACACATGGTCACCCTCAGAGCAGCATTTAGATACCTGGTCACCCTCAGAGCTGAAGTTAGATACATggtcaccttcagagctgcatTTAGATACATGGTCACCTTCAGAGCAGCATTTAGATACCTGGTCACCCTCAGAGCTGAAGTTAGATACATggtcaccttcagagctgcatTTAGATACATGGTCACCTTCAGAGCAGCATTTAGATACCTGGTCACCCTCAGAGCTGAAGTTAGATACAGCTGAAGTTAGATACATGGTCACCTTCAGAGCAGCATTTAGATACCTGGTCACCCTCAGAGCTGAAGTTAGATACAGCTGAAGTTAGATACATGGTCACCTTCAGAGCAGCATTTAGATACATGGTCACATTCAGAGCAGCATTTAGATACATGGTCACCCTCAGAGCAGCATTTAGATACATGGTCACCTTCAGAGCAGCATTTAGATACATGGTCACCCTCAGAGCAGCATTTAGATACATGGTCACCTTCAGAGCAGCATTTAGATACATGGTCACCTTCAGAGCAGCATTTAGATACATGGTCACCTTCAGAGCAGCATTTAGATACATggtcaccttcagagctgcatTTAGATACACGGTCACCCTCAGAGCTGCATTTAGATACATGGTCACATTCAGAGCAGCATTTAGATACATGGTCACGTTCAGAGCAGCATTTAGATACATGGTCACGTTCAGAGCAGCATTTAGATACACGGTCACCCTCAGAGCAGCATTTAGATACACGGTCACCCTCAGAGCAGCATTTAGATACACGGTCACCCTCAGAGCAGCATTTAGATACACggtcaccttcagagctgcatTTAGATACATGGTCACCTTCAGAGCAGCATTTAGATACATGGTCACGTTCAGAGCAGCATTTAGATACATGGTCACGTTCAGAGCAGCATTTAGATACACGGTCACGTTCAGAGCAGCATTTAGATACACGGTCACCCTCAGAGCAGCATTTAGATACATGGTCACGTTCAGAGCAGCATTTAGATACACGGTCACCCTCAGAGCAGCATTTAGATACACGATCACCTTCAGAGCTGCATTTAGATACATGGTCACCTTCAGAGCAGCATTTAGATACACggtcaccttcagagctgcatTTAGATACATGGTCACTTTAAGAGCTGAAGTTAGATACGCTCTACTCCAATCACATTAAGCTGCATTCAGTCTCATTAGATCTAAAGTTTTCCCCAATTACTACACTTGTCACTTCAAGGGTTGTG includes the following:
- the LOC130316210 gene encoding uncharacterized protein LOC130316210 isoform X2 produces the protein MYLNAALKVTVYLNAALKVTMYLNAALKVIVYLNAALRVTVYLNAALNVTMYLNAALRVTVYLNAALNVTVYLNAALNVTMYLNAALNVTMYLNAALKVTMYLNAALKVTVYLNAALRVTVYLNAALRVTVYLNAALRVTVYLNAALNVTMYLNAALNVTMYLNAALNVTMYLNAALRVTVYLNAALKVTMYLNAALKVTMYLNAALKVTMYLNAALKVTMYLNAALRVTMYLNAALKVTMYLNAALRVTMYLNAALNVTMYLNAALKVTMYLTSALRVTRYLNAALKVTMYLNAALKVTMYLTSALRVTRYLNAALKVTMYLNAALKVTMYLTSALRVTRYLNAALRVTMCLNAALNVTMYLNAALNVTVYLNAALKVTMCLNAALNVTMYLTSALRVTMYLNAALKVTMYLNAALKVTMYLTSALMVTMSLNAALKVTRVDT
- the LOC130316209 gene encoding zinc finger protein ZFP2-like isoform X1, with translation MMKESADSLMSLAGEVWINKNGKEMTAEKGAEELVMSSDSKEHLPLVADPVCEVRDFAGDEPHTSSDVLRGFRPGLHFLDQRRLLPREKLFTCNQCDKRFARSSDLLKHQKSHQGGDKPNLCNECGKIFRRRTALLIHKRIHTGERPYKCKQCGKCFVQRQHLTTHVKTHTGERPYPCSECGKSYRWRSELVKHQKVHADVLSSTMEYTQG
- the LOC130316210 gene encoding uncharacterized protein LOC130316210 isoform X1; this encodes MYLNAALKVTVYLNAALKVTMYLNAALKVIVYLNAALRVTVYLNAALNVTMYLNAALRVTVYLNAALNVTVYLNAALNVTMYLNAALNVTMYLNAALKVTMYLNAALKVTVYLNAALRVTVYLNAALRVTVYLNAALRVTVYLNAALNVTMYLNAALNVTMYLNAALNVTMYLNAALRVTVYLNAALKVTMYLNAALKVTMYLNAALKVTMYLNAALKVTMYLNAALRVTMYLNAALKVTMYLNAALRVTMYLNAALNVTMYLNAALKVTMYLTSALRVTRYLNAALKVTMYLNAALKVTMYLTSALRVTRYLNAALKVTMYLNAALKVTMYLTSALRVTRYLNAALRVTMCLNAALNVTMYLNAALNVTVYLNAALKVTMCLNAALNVTMYLTSALRVTMYLNAALKVTMYLNAALKVTMYLNAALKVTMYLTSALMVTMSLNAALKVTRVDT
- the LOC130316209 gene encoding zinc finger protein ZFP2-like isoform X2; this translates as MMKESADSLMSLGEVWINKNGKEMTAEKGAEELVMSSDSKEHLPLVADPVCEVRDFAGDEPHTSSDVLRGFRPGLHFLDQRRLLPREKLFTCNQCDKRFARSSDLLKHQKSHQGGDKPNLCNECGKIFRRRTALLIHKRIHTGERPYKCKQCGKCFVQRQHLTTHVKTHTGERPYPCSECGKSYRWRSELVKHQKVHADVLSSTMEYTQG